taaaaaatgtgatatatatacttCTTTACTAgtgtattaaaaaaatataatcaggccaggcacagtggctcacacctgtaatcccaacactttgggaggctgagacaggcggatcatatgagaccaggagttcaagaccagtctggccaacaaggcaaaaccctatctccattgaaaatacaaaaaacctcGCTGGGCATGGAaacatacacctgtaatcccagctactcgggaggctgaggcacaagaatcctttgaacctggaaggtggaggttgcagtgagccaagaatgcactactgcactccagcctgggtgacagaatgagactctgtctcaaaaagccaACAAACGAAAAAGCCCATAATCAAGCCAAAGACCcaataattaacaaaattttgAAGTAAGGATGAGCACGATGAAATCCTGAGATGCCTGTGATCACTGTATTGTGATAAGGAAATACCAATGATTTCCACAGATGACAAAGTCACAGGTATTGCTCATGCTACTAGTTGCTGCGTATGTTCATAATTGAagaaatgctaaatttcagttGAAAGTTAGTGAAAATAAAGGTATAATATTTTTTCCATCCAGCTTCATGAAACCCCTGATTTCTATTAAAGGGTCCCTAGGCTAAGAGCCTCTAAATTTTAGAGTTACCCCTACTCTCAATGCTGGGAAACCTTCCTTTCTCTCAGTATGTTCTCCCTGGTTCCTCGGCTTTAAATATGACCTATATGCTGATGACGagcaaatgtatatatgtatatatgcctgCCCAGTCTTTCTTCTGAAcaccaggctctttttttttttttttttttgagacagagtcttgctctgttgcccaggctggagtgcaatggcgaaatctaggctcactgcaacctctgcgtcccgggttcaagcgattctcctgcctcctgactagctgggattacaggcacaagccaccacgcccggctaatttttgtatttttagtagagacggggtttcaccatgttggtcaggctggtctcaaactcctgacctcgtgatccacccgccttggcctcccaaagtgctgggattacaggcgtgagccgccacgtcCGGCCCTGAACGCCAGACTCTTATAGCGAATTGCCTACTTTCTATCTCCACCTGCATGTCACTGCTAACAAAATACGTATAAAATGCAGCTCCTGGTGTAGGCCCTCTCCCCAGTACTCCTCCAAACCTGGTCCTGTCTGTCTTAATCTCAATAAAAGGTACCATCATCACCCAACTGCTCAAGCTAAAACTACGAATCAGCCTTGATTCCTCCGTTCCATCACTCAATCCATCGGCAAATCCCGTCAGTCCCTTTCTAAACCACCCTCTTCTATTTCTAGTACCACCACACTAGTCTAAGCCACCTACCTTGCAGCCCTGCCTACCGGCATCGAAAGAAAGATACCGGCCTTGGGTAAACCTCGACACTTGAGTCACACCACCATATCCAACAGCAATGGCCAAACTGACCCCAGAATTCCACAGAGGTCATATTTCAACCCAGCAAAAgatgaaatattctaaaataaaggaCTATAGGCTTTCACCAAATGGCTCTGTAGAACAGACAAGGAAACGTGGGTCAGAAAGCTGTGACTGTGCCTAATCCTAGAACAGTGAAGAAGACCCAGACTGCATTCTCAACTGCACATGTGAGAAAACCCAGCACATGTCTCCAATGCCAGCTGAAGCCATTCCAACACAGACGACTTTCCAGGCAGTAATTCCTATTTCCAGTTGCCTGTTGGAGATTTCTACCTAAGAGTTCCACACACTTCAAATTCATATACCAGTCTGAACTCTCCATCCTTCCTCCTGCATTCCTTCTCCCAGAGCAATGAATCCACACCACCTACCATCAGCCAAGTAGGAAAGTCATCCTTCCCGCATCATAAATCCAATCAGCTACATTCTGTCTCCTAAACACCCTTGGACCGTGTCCTCTCCTCTTTACTGGCACTGCCTCTGACGTGAGCCAGCCCTGACCAACTGACAAATTATCTGTCCCCAGGTCCTCAGAAATGGCTTTTCCCCTGGCAGGCACCCCCACTGCCTGGGCTGAGGACCTTCTCCCTCCTGGCTTGCACCTCGCAAATCGGCTAGAGAGGGCCTAGTCCTCGGGCTACCCGACCCATACCTTGGCTGGATTAGTCAACACCTCCTTCATGTACTCGGCCACAGTGATGGGTCCAGTAGACTTTATTTTGTACATAAGATGACGCAGCATCGGCGTCACCGGGTTTTCTGCAGGCTCATTCCCGGAGCTGAAGTATTTCCCTCTCCAAATAGAAGGAATGGCTGcgaaaaacacaaattaaacaGACCCCATGATAGATCTGAACATTCACGAGCGCAAGCCGCCTGAGCGTTTTCAAAACAGCTTCGTGAACCCTTAACCTCGCCCCACCGCAGACCGCGGGCTACTGTGCTTAGCACGCCCACGGGGCGCAGAGACAGCACCCACTTGCCCACGACTACGCAGCCCTATTGCGTTTGTACCGGACCCGTTTCCAGCCCAGGGCACCTTCAAGGTGGAAGTGAGCCCCCGAGCCCTTGATCCCCCGGTACCCTCAAATGAAGAGCTGAGGAAGGCGCCCCACGCGGTTTCCACGGCAACCGGGCTTCGAGGGGACTGACGCTTACCTGCGCGCGCCACGGCACACAACGGCCCCAAACCTGACCTCACCAGTACACTCATGCTGAAATTCGCAGGCTAGCTCGCTCCGCCAGGAGCTGGGGCTTAGACCGTTTCCGGGAGAAGACACGCCCCGACAGGAATTACGCCACTGGCAGAGCGGAAATAGGCTGAGTTTCAGACGCGTATGCTCTGCCCGCCATGGCGGCAGCCAAGGAGCCTTTGGAGTTCCATGCCAAGCGGCCTTGGCGCCCCGAGGAGGCAGTAGAAGATCCGGACGAGGAGGATGAGGATAATACTAGTGAAGCCGAGAATGGGTTCTCCCTGGAGGAAGTGTTACGGCTCGGAGGCACCAAGGTAACGGCCGCGGGCTCCGGGGAACGGGATCAGGCGTGGAGAGTCCCGAAGGTGGCTAGGCTGACTGCCCCGCCGCTTCCGCGCTGCGTAGAGCGCGGGCGTCCAGGACCGAGATCCCAGCCTCTGAAGCATGTGTTCGGTGCGCTTCCCACGCTGGTTTCCACTGCTGtttacaaaagaaaagtttcGAATTGAACGTTGTATTCTCTGGCTATTCTTAGGATGTAGGCGATCTTCTGATTTTATTGACGTGGTATAACCATCACACCATCAGGTCGGAGAGTGGCTTTTCTTGGTCCTGACCTTGTGGTATGAGTGTTTTGAACACCAGTGGTATTGgaattttcatttctgttctcATAGAGTACATGCACGTGTCACTGTATGCCCCAGAAGCCCTCTTTTTTGGAGCATCCTAATTAAGGGAGAGAAACAGTAAACAAACTTTTAAATACATAGTACAGCAGACGCGGGGTAGtgctataaaagaaaataaaacaaggaaggACGATAAGGAGTGGGAGCGCGTTAGTGTTAAATGAGATGATCGACAAACACATCACGGAAATATTTGAGCAGAATCCTAAAGGACAGGAAGGAGTGAGCTGCCATTCCAGTCAGTtggaacagcaaatgcaaagacaGGCAGAAGAGTGCCTAACCTATTCCATGAGCAGCCAAAATGCCAGTGTAGCAGAGGCAGAGTGAGTTAAGGGGAGAATAGTAAGAAAGGAGGGCCGAGGGGCCAGAGGGCAGGCTTTTGCTCTGAGTTTGATGCAAAACCACTGGAAGATTTTAAGCAGATAAGGAACAGAAattaactttgtttttaatattattttgtttggaGACTGGACTTTCAAGGTGGAGGAGTTAGTTAGAGATAGGCAGATTCACAGTTTGCTCTGTGCTTGTGTATATTGAAGTTTTGAATAGGTAATATATACACATGAAACACGTGGTGCAAACTTTAAAAGATACATAGTGAAGTCaaattgtttccacttttatctCAGCCATAACCATTGCCCTGATAGGAAGCAATTATTTTTACAACTGCATTTTATATCTTTCAGGGATACTATATACCTTTTCAAGCATATACATACTCATTTATGTGTATGAAATACGGGCGTATCTTTTTTACATAAATggtaccatatatatacacctatctctacattttgctttcttttctgtcttagaAATCCTTCTATATCAGTGCATAAAGTTCTGTGTCATTGATATGGCTGCATAAATCATTTCGTCTGTCTTAATTTATCTAACCAGCCATTTATtgtgaatatttaaattattgccaatctttcactattttaaataatactacAGTTAATAACCTTAATCGTGTTTTTCCCCCACTTTTGTAAGTGTATATGTAGTATAAATTTGTAGAAatgagccaggcccagtggctcacacccataatcccgcactttgggagtcagaggGGGGAGGAtaccttgagtccaggagtttgagaccagcctgggcaacataaggagacctcatctcaaaaaaaaatttttttttaaatagctgggcgtgtagtcccagctacaggctgaggttggaggatcacttcagcctgggaggttgaggctgcagttcagccatggtcatgccactgtactcaagcctggacaacagagcgagaccatgtctcaatcAGTTagttaatttttagaaatgaagCTGCTGGGTCAACAGATGTGTGCCTTGTATTAAATAGTTGTGATTGGAGTTGACAAATTGTCCTCCATGGAGGTTGTGTCAGTTTACACTCACATCAACCACGTATGAAAGTGCCGtttcccccaccccttccccagcaTCACCTGTCATTGTATCTTGCTCATCTTGCAGTGTATCTTTGCTCATCTGATAAATTAAAAGATGGatgtatcattgtggttttaatgtggATTTGTCTAAACCTCAGtgaggttgaacatcttttcatattcttAAAGAACCCTTTTTTTCTATGaactgttcatatcctttgcacatttttcttTTGGGTTGTCACTTACTGATGTGTAGAAACTTATATTAAGGGATTAAACCCAATTACTTTGATAGGaattgcttgtatttttttttccagtttataatttgtattttttcctatatCGAAATAaaaagtgtgtgagtgtgtgtgtgtgtgtgtaaaagaaagagagagagataaatttACTTATCCTTTCCTTTGTGGACCCTGAGTTTTATGTCAAATTTGAAAGGATTTTTCcagttctgaaattatttttaaaattatgttgtgTCTCCTgttattttatggttttatttttcacatttgtaaTGTATTTTTAACTTATGTTTTTAATGCAGCAAGATTACCTTATGCTGGCTACTTTGGATGAGAATGAGGAAGTGATAGATGGAGGCAAAAAAGGAGCAATCGATGACCTTCAGCAAGGTGAATTGGAAGCATTTATTCAAAATCTTAATTTGGCGAAGTATACAAAAGCTTCCTTAATTGAAGAAGATGAAccagctgaaaaagaaaattccagcaaaaaagaagtaaaaatacctaaaataaataataaaaatacagcagAAAGTCAAAGGACATCAGTTAATAAGGTGAAAAATAAGAATAGGCCAGAACCACATTCTGATGAGAATGGCAGTACCACACCGAAAGTAAAGAAAGATAAACAGAACATCTTTgaattttttgagagacagactTTGTTACTTAGGCCTGGAGGCAAATGGTATGATCTGGAGTACAGCAATGAATATTCTTTGAAACCCCAGCCTCAGGATGTTGTATCTAAGTACAAAACCCTTGCTCAgaatctgtatgagcatgaaatCAACTTATTCAAAAGTAAGACGAATAGTCAAAAGGGAGCCTCTTCTACCTGGATGAAGGCAATTGTGTCATCGGGGACACTAGGTGACAGGATGGCAGCCATGATTCTTCTTATTCAGGATGATGCCGTTCACACACTTCAGTTTGTAGAAACTCTTGTGAACCTTGTTAAAAAGAAGGGCAGCAAACAGCAGTGCCTTATGGCCTTGGATACTTTCAAAGAGTTGCTTATCACAGACCTTTTGCCAGACAATCGGAAGCTGAGGATTTTCAGCCAGCATCCTTTTGACAAACTGGAACAGTTGTCCAGTGGCAACAAGGACTCAAGAGATAGAAGACTGATATTATGGTATTTTGAACACCAGCTGAAACACTTAGTGGCTGAATTTGTGCAGGTCTTAGAAACTTTAAGTCATGATACATTAGTAACCACTAAAACTCGAGCCCTTACCGTGGCTCATGAGCTGCTTTGTAACAAGCCTGAGGAAGAAAAGGCTCTTCTTGTGCAAGTGGTAAATAAACTGGGAGATCCTCAGAACAGAATTGCCACAAAAGCATCCCATCTGTTAGAGACATTACTTTGTAAACATCCCAATATGAAAGGAGTTGTGTCTGGTGAAGTAGAAAGGCTACTCTTCCGCTCAAATATCAGCTCCAAAGCTCAATATTAcgcaatttgctttttaaatcaaaTGGTTCTGTCCCATGAAGAAAGTGAATTGGCTAACAAATTAATAActgtttacttttgcttttttcggacttgtgtcaaaaaaaaagatgttgaatCAAAAATGCTTAGCGTCCTTTTAACAGGTGTGAATAGGGCATACCCTTATTCCCAGACTGGTGATGACAAAGTAAGGGAGCAGATTGACACACTTTTTCAAGTGTTGCATATTGTGAATTTTAATACCAGTGTCCAGGCTTTAATGTTGCTTTTCCAAGTAATGAATTCTCAGCAGACAATATCGGATCGATATTACACAGCATTATACAGGTAAGAACATACCCTTCCAATATGAGACATGAAATAATAACTTGATATAGTACAGCACAAGCAGTGCCCTCTGTGGGGCAAGAGAAAGAGTTAGAAAATTTGGTTTTAGGCCCCCTCAGCAGCTTGCTACTCGCCACCTTCAAGTAAGTCACTTAATCTTTGTTTCCCTGATGGGCACAAATTATATTAGATGCTTtgaatacatttttcattttgagaagttgtaaaatacagaaaaatacccAAAAGATTCATTCATATCTACCACCTAGTATTTCAGAattaacattttgctatatttgttttaaatcttttgggatattaaagaaataaaattgcagATATAATTGCAGTTTCCGTCTTCCCATTCTCCTCAGTCCTCTATCTTTTCCCTGCTGTCTTTCACACAGTTGAATGCATTCACACAGTaactcattcaacaagtattttctGAGTGCCTGCAGTATGGTGCCATGCTCTAGGTGCACAGGAGGCACAGCGAACAGAAATCCCACCCCTGGAGGCGCTCACATTCATATTGGAGGAGGTGGCAGAGAGGGGAGCGGTGGTAAACAAAGTATGTTAAGTAGAGAGTTTTGGGGGCTGCAGGgtgcagggttttttttgttgttgttttttaatggagATTAAGATTTTCTTTACTGAATTTTGCAACTCACCCATTGAGGCATCATATTTTCAGCAATGTGTAAACAGTTTGGAGCTGTTTAAGAGACAGTCGAACATAGCAACTGTGTTCAAGAAATTAATATATTTCCTTCtgattcatttttatgtttttacataGATATATCTTGTGAGAAAATGTGCAGTAGTGGTTCGTATCTTAGACTTAAGCCACGCCGCCTGGGTTTGAGTCCCTGCCATTAGTTTTCTGTGTAATTTTGGGCAAATTAGTTGATCCCCACTAAAAACCTATTGGTAGACATAATTCATCCCATGTTATCATGCTTTAGTGGATTTGCCTGTAGGATGGAGAGAAAAGCAGCTATCTCATGATTATTATGAAGATTTTGAAACTTGCACAAGGTTCTACAGCTTGTAAATGACAGAACTGGGGCTTTAATGAAGGTTGGGAGGTTATGTGTGTTAACCCATGTAATCTTTCTATGTATATTAAGTGCTTAacagtgcctaacacatagtGCTATGTGAAATGTTGGCGGCTATCCTTATTACTGATACTCATCCATGTTTCTTTAGTTTAATCCTCTTAACAGCTCTCCAATCTGTGAGATACAATAATGTGTGCAAGGTCACACAGATATTAAGAGACCAAGTTAGGTGGCAAGTCCAGGTCCACTTGCTGTAGAGTTCATGACATTTCATAGCACTGATTGCTCTGGTCCACTAAAAAGACTCAGAAGCCTTTCCACAACTCTTTGAAGTAATACATAACTTAACACTGTTAATTTGAAAAGAGTTCCAAGGCTGAAAATGTAGAGGTTTCGGGatcttgagttttgtttttgttagtttgtttgttttgaagggGGGTGGTTTGATTATTTTGAACTTTTGATGGTCATAGAAATTTTTAGAAAGTGTTTGGAAtctattagaaaacatttttctgtctctatttaaCATCATAGTCTAACATCTCTGAGGAAGGGtagatttttaagtttttgaaattACTATTTGCCAAAAGCTCTCACAGATGGAGTTTCTTAACAGGCCTTTAGGCCTTCTTAAAGTGTTTGTTTGCTGTTGGTTTTATTAGGAATCCTTCACATTAAGAAAACCCCTAGTTAATTGAGGGATAAAAGAAATGACATGATTtggtttacaaaaatatttatcaaaacattaggaaaatatttcatgaaatgatAGAGACATGTCTCTAAATTCTTCTCAGATGTTTCTGTTGATGTGAGATGGAATTTATGCCTAATGATAAATTGCAAAATGGATGGAAATGTtggaaaatttaaatgtaaagagAGAAAATTGAATAATCTAGAATATCCCAGAATATTACCAAAAGGGTGATATTTCCCAGAGTATTCAGAGCAATAGGAAAGTGCTTCACAAGCttaagtatttttcatttctagtatTAGTAGGAAAAAATTAATGGAAATGCTTAAAACAAAGGAAGTAATGATTCCAGGTGTTAATAGAGCTAATCTGGAGGATTGTGTTAATTCTGGGTGTCCTAATATCTGCAGGTCTCGACCGGTAGGTGACATGTGTAGGATTCAGCACCTAGGATAGagaatttttaaagtatcatGAGATCAAAGTAGAGCAGCCTACAGAAGACAGACATTAGGGAGAGACAAGCACATAATAGCTAAATAGGTTCAAGTATTTGGAAAACTGTCATGTAAAGGTATTAACTGCCAGGCACTGGGGTTACAACAGTGAATAACACAGGCATAATCCCTATTTCATTGGACCTTTAGAGAAGAGGGAAAGGCAGGAAAATCAAGTTTGTGAAACTATGAAGAACACAAACATGGGACTGAGAGACTAATAGAAGAACCAATTTTGGATACTGTGGACATGCAGAGAGTTGGAGAGAAGCACTCTGGGCAGTGAAAATAGCGTGTATGAGAGGAATGTTACACAGCTAGTACATTGGACTAGAGATTCTCTGAAGTCCTTAGAATTTAATTTTCTGCTGTTCATCTATGGTCTTCACTAAAATCATGAAGAGGCGGCCTCTGGTCCCCCTGCTAGTAGGTAGTTATACAAGGACAAAAACCCAAATCTTCTAATGTTCTGCTTTCATGGGTCAGTTTTCACTATCTGGTTTTAGATTAGCTTTTCTGGTGGGGTTCTATAAATACTGTTAGGGCTGTGCCCTGTTgatatagaaaacagaaaaacacttggaaaagacaagaaaaccaCACACTCAAAAATGCCTATTCCTGTGTCTGTTGCTGTTGGTTTTTCCTGGTGCCATCATCATCCTTTTCTGGTCATTGACTTCCATCTTACCTCTTAGGGCAGGGTCTCTTGTTCTAAAATAAGCAGCAAAGTTATCCCTAACTAAGATGAGGTTAGTAGCTATTTCTAATATGTGACCATTGGTTGTGGAGATggttttatacataaatatttgaccttggttttgttttgcaggAAGATGTTGGATCCAGGGTTGATGACGTGTTCCAAGCAAGCTATGTTTCTTAACCTTGTCTACAAATCTCTGAAAGCTGACATTGTGTTGCGCCGGGTGAAGGCTTTTGTGAAGAGGTTACTTCAAGTTACTTGTCAACAGATGCCACCATTTATATGTGGAGCTTTATATCTTGTGTCTGAGATCCTTAAAGCAAAACCAGGTTTAAGAAGCCAACTAGATGATCATCCGGTATATTTTACAACTGCTTTTTAAATTGAGTGGGTGCTGAAAtatattggtttttgttttgttcttctttgCTTCAAATGACAGTAACCTAGTTCTCTGGAGCATATGAGTGTGAGTTCTGGAATAGGACAAACCTAGATTTTAGTACCAGCTGTACAGTTTACTAGGTGGGCATGTTGCTCAACTCTTCTACTTGCAATAAACTGTACTATAGTAGAAGTTACCATTATATGAGATTTGGAAGACTATAAAACTTAGTAGACCTCTTAAGTCTTCTTCCTTaacaatgaaatggaaataataatagtacctacctcatagggttatttACAAGTCAGAAATTTACTTGAGGGCTAATTGTTTTCAAGTATTAGA
The genomic region above belongs to Gorilla gorilla gorilla isolate KB3781 chromosome 12, NHGRI_mGorGor1-v2.1_pri, whole genome shotgun sequence and contains:
- the CEBPZ gene encoding CCAAT/enhancer-binding protein zeta isoform X2, whose protein sequence is MAAAKEPLEFHAKRPWRPEEAVEDPDEEDEDNTSEAENGFSLEEVLRLGGTKQDYLMLATLDENEEVIDGGKKGAIDDLQQGELEAFIQNLNLAKYTKASLIEEDEPAEKENSSKKEVKIPKINNKNTAESQRTSVNKVKNKNRPEPHSDENGSTTPKVKKDKQNIFEFFERQTLLLRPGGKWYDLEYSNEYSLKPQPQDVVSKYKTLAQNLYEHEINLFKSKTNSQKGASSTWMKAIVSSGTLGDRMAAMILLIQDDAVHTLQFVETLVNLVKKKGSKQQCLMALDTFKELLITDLLPDNRKLRIFSQHPFDKLEQLSSGNKDSRDRRLILWYFEHQLKHLVAEFVQVLETLSHDTLVTTKTRALTVAHELLCNKPEEEKALLVQVVNKLGDPQNRIATKASHLLETLLCKHPNMKGVVSGEVERLLFRSNISSKAQYYAICFLNQMVLSHEESELANKLITVYFCFFRTCVKKKDVESKMLSVLLTGVNRAYPYSQTGDDKVREQIDTLFQVLHIVNFNTSVQALMLLFQVMNSQQTISDRYYTALYRKMLDPGLMTCSKQAMFLNLVYKSLKADIVLRRVKAFVKRLLQVTCQQMPPFICGALYLVSEILKAKPGLRSQLDDHPSDDEENFIDANDDEDMEKFTDADKETEMVKKLETEETVPETDVETKKPEVASWVHFDNLKGGKQLNKYDPFSRNPLFCGAENTSLWELKKLSVHFHPSVALFAKTILQGNYIQYSGDPLQDFTLMRFLDRFVYRNPKPHKGKENTDSVVMQPKRKHFIKDIRHLPVNSKEFLAKEESQIPVDEVFFHRYYKKVAVKEKQKRDADEESIEDVDDEEFEELIDTFEDDNCFSSGKDDMDFAGNVKKRTKGAKDNTLDEDSEGSDDELGNLDDDEVSLGSMDDEEFAEVEEDGGTFMDVLDDESESVPELEVHSKVSTKKSKRKGTDDFDFAGSFQGPRKKKRNLNDSSLFVSAEEFGHLLDENMGSKFDNIGMNAMANKDNASLKQLRWEAERDDWLHNRDAKSIIKKKKHFKKKRIKTTQKTKKQRK
- the CEBPZ gene encoding CCAAT/enhancer-binding protein zeta isoform X1; translation: MAAAKEPLEFHAKRPWRPEEAVEDPDEEDEDNTSEAENGFSLEEVLRLGGTKQDYLMLATLDENEEVIDGGKKGAIDDLQQGELEAFIQNLNLAKYTKASLIEEDEPAEKENSSKKEVKIPKINNKNTAESQRTSVNKVKNKNRPEPHSDENGSTTPKVKKDKQNIFEFFERQTLLLRPGGKWYDLEYSNEYSLKPQPQDVVSKYKTLAQNLYEHEINLFKSKTNSQKGASSTWMKAIVSSGTLGDRMAAMILLIQDDAVHTLQFVETLVNLVKKKGSKQQCLMALDTFKELLITDLLPDNRKLRIFSQHPFDKLEQLSSGNKDSRDRRLILWYFEHQLKHLVAEFVQVLETLSHDTLVTTKTRALTVAHELLCNKPEEEKALLVQVVNKLGDPQNRIATKASHLLETLLCKHPNMKGVVSGEVERLLFRSNISSKAQYYAICFLNQMVLSHEESELANKLITVYFCFFRTCVKKKDVESKMLSVLLTGVNRAYPYSQTGDDKVREQIDTLFQVLHIVNFNTSVQALMLLFQVMNSQQTISDRYYTALYRKMLDPGLMTCSKQAMFLNLVYKSLKADIVLRRVKAFVKRLLQVTCQQMPPFICGALYLVSEILKAKPGLRSQLDDHPESDDEENFIDANDDEDMEKFTDADKETEMVKKLETEETVPETDVETKKPEVASWVHFDNLKGGKQLNKYDPFSRNPLFCGAENTSLWELKKLSVHFHPSVALFAKTILQGNYIQYSGDPLQDFTLMRFLDRFVYRNPKPHKGKENTDSVVMQPKRKHFIKDIRHLPVNSKEFLAKEESQIPVDEVFFHRYYKKVAVKEKQKRDADEESIEDVDDEEFEELIDTFEDDNCFSSGKDDMDFAGNVKKRTKGAKDNTLDEDSEGSDDELGNLDDDEVSLGSMDDEEFAEVEEDGGTFMDVLDDESESVPELEVHSKVSTKKSKRKGTDDFDFAGSFQGPRKKKRNLNDSSLFVSAEEFGHLLDENMGSKFDNIGMNAMANKDNASLKQLRWEAERDDWLHNRDAKSIIKKKKHFKKKRIKTTQKTKKQRK
- the CEBPZ gene encoding CCAAT/enhancer-binding protein zeta isoform X3, with the protein product MAAAKEPLEFHAKRPWRPEEAVEDPDEEDEDNTSEAENGFSLEEVLRLGGTKQDYLMLATLDENEEVIDGGKKGAIDDLQQGELEAFIQNLNLAKYTKASLIEEDEPAEKENSSKKEVKIPKINNKNTAESQRTSVNKVKNKNRPEPHSDENGSTTPKVKKDKQNIFEFFERQTLLLRPGGKWYDLEYSNEYSLKPQPQDVVSKYKTLAQNLYEHEINLFKSKTNSQKGASSTWMKAIVSSGTLGDRMAAMILLIQDDAVHTLQFVETLVNLVKKKGSKQQCLMALDTFKELLITDLLPDNRKLRIFSQHPFDKLEQLSSGNKDSRDRRLILWYFEHQLKHLVAEFVQVLETLSHDTLVTTKTRALTVAHELLCNKPEEEKALLVQVVNKLGDPQNRIATKASHLLETLLCKHPNMKGVVSGEVERLLFRSNISSKAQYYAICFLNQMVLSHEESELANKLITVYFCFFRTCVKKKDVESKMLSVLLTGVNRAYPYSQTGDDKVREQIDTLFQVLHIVNFNTSVQALMLLFQVMNSQQTISDRYYTALYRKMLDPGLMTCSKQAMFLNLVYKSLKADIVLRRVKAFVKRLLQVTCQQMPPFICGALYLVSEILKAKPGLRSQLDDHPESDDEENFIDANDDEDMEKFTDADKETEMVKKLETEETVPETDVETKKPEVASWVHFDNLKGGKQLNKYDPFSRNPLFCGAENTSLWELKKLSVHFHPSVALFAKTILQGNYIQYSGDPLQDFTLMRFLDRFVYRNPKPHKGKENTDSVVMQPKRKHFIKDIRHLPVNSKEFLAKEESQIPVDEVFFHRYYKKVAVKEKQKRDADEESIEDVDDEEFEELIDTFEDDNCFSSGKDDMDFAGNVKKRTKGAKDNTLDEDSEGSDDELGNLDDDEVSLGSMDDEEFAEVEEDGGTFMDVLDDESESVPELEVHSKVSTKKSKRKGTDDFDFAGSFQVLSYKILLHSVTQGANKRKKCCIR